Below is a window of Triticum urartu cultivar G1812 unplaced genomic scaffold, Tu2.1 TuUngrouped_contig_8094, whole genome shotgun sequence DNA.
CAAAATCGTTCAGAATAATATTGCTGAGAAGGGACAATTCACAAGTACTGGTAGCATCGAAATATACAAGTCATCTCCAGATAACAGGCCTGGACTACAGGACTTTGATATGGAGGAACTGCATTACTCAGTGGGTGAAGAAGCAACACTAATTCAACATACTCAGAATGGGCAGCGGCAGGGTCTGCAAATGTCCCATCTTCATATGCAAAATAACCCGACTATTCAGGCGCCTTCTCACTTAGGACAAGAAGGTAGACTACAGATGCCAGTTCAAAACAGAGATCCATCATTGGCTTCTAAAGAGAAACATGTTCACATTAACCAACCCTATAAACTCTCGGGCCTCATCACTAATTCTCCTTCCCGTCCCACACCCACTTCTCCAAATATCCCATCCAAAAGAACTTATCCTGCTGGTCATCTTCCACAGTTGCAGCTGCTCAAGAGAACCACCACTGATTGCGCTCGCAATATTTTGTCACAGCTAATCGAGACTGGCCAAGGAAATACAAAGAGAGGAGATGAATTACAAGATGTGATGCATGCTGAGGCTACTAGTGGTGATGGAGGGCAGGAAAAGGGGGCAGCAGTACACACTGATAGAGGACAAGAAACAGAAGACAATCATGCAAGTCATGGAGGGCCAGAGAGAGGAGAAGAAGTAGAAACTAGAAGAGGAGGAAATCTGAGACAACAGCATGTAGGTCGTCCTAGCGGGTGGGATATTCCACCCCGTGGATTTGAAGTTCTCGATGCAAATCTCCAAGGGGGTGTCTTTGGGTTTGGCTCTTCTGCAGATCGTTGTTATGGCTCATCAAGGAAAATGGGTGTGGGTTCTTCTATGCGCAGAAACAAACGCTACACCATGGAGCAATTGGGTCGCCCCTATCCCCCTCCATGCAAAAGAGTAGAGCCAGCAATGAAACCTACTGAGAGTGATCCTTCTGCAAACAGACTTCCTTGTGTTTCATCGCCAGATTCGAGCGAAGCATCCGTTAACTCTCGTGTCGAAGCTATCTCACCTAGTCACACTGTTGATTACCACCAAACGGGTTTGAATGTTAATCTGGGAGATTATAGGTCTGATACTCCAACCTCCTTAAAAGGTGATAGTGGGCCTATCTTGATGGTACATGGGGACACTGTGATTGAGTCAGAATCTCTACGTGGTGAAAATATGGAGTTGGATAGGGCAGTGGTGCCAACCCATAAGGCACCACGGGCGCCATGAAGCTTATAGCTTGGAACTGCCGAGGCAAAGGCAAGGGCCTAGGCAGTGCAAAGATGACCTACCTTGCCAACCTTATGCGCTCTACTAGTGCTCAGGTAACCTTTATTTCTGAAATTAAATCTTCCAAGACGAATAGAGCTGACCTTCTTGTATTACATGCAAAGATCTAAAAAACATTGGGCTATCAATGGTGATAGAAACACTACTTATTTCCATCATGCTGTTCTTAAAAGGAGGAGGAAAAACAGAATTGTTTCTATTAAGGATGAGAATGATAATATTCAAATTGAGCCTCATGCTATTGCCAAGACTTTCATCAATTATTTTCAGAATCTTTTTTCCTCCTCTAATGTGAGTCATGGTAGGCCTTACATGCGCACATCCTATCAGCAAGACGAAGGCGATTTTACTTATAGCATCCCAGATAAAAAAGAGATTCTGGAGACCTTAAAAGCCATGAAAAGGAATGCTTCATCGGGACCAGATGGATTCAATGTGGAGTTCTACTTAGCAGCATGGGAATGGATAGGTGATGATATAACCAAGGTAGTCAAAGACTTCTACATACAAGGCACTCTCCCTAATTGCATGAATGATACTCATATTGTTTTGATTCCCAAGAAAATTGCTCCCCTGGTCCCTCAAGATTTTAGACCAATTAGCCTTTGCAATGTGATTTACAAGATCATTGCTAAAACACTTGCAAACAGGCTTAAACCACATTTGTCTAACTATATTCATCACTCTCAACAAGCTTTCATTCCTGGTAGGAGGATTAGCAATAACATCATCATTGCTCAGGAAATTACTCATTCCTTTAATCTTAAATCTTGGAAAAATCCTGCTTTTATGGTTAAAATAGATCTTGCTAAGGCCTTTGATAGGATCGAATGGGATTTCATTGTTAAGGCGTTAACTCATAAAGGGATGCATGCTCATTTCATAAATTTAATATATGCTTGCATGGCTATTCCCACCTTCTCTGTCATCATTAACGGTCAATCTTATGGCCGCTTTCAGAGTAGTAGAGGTATCAGG
It encodes the following:
- the LOC125531784 gene encoding uncharacterized protein LOC125531784, coding for MFQEDYGKEKGKAVRGKADLILRLTPAHFNLGQTARGEFLVGQSSSAPNPIIRDQHLLSTGSTAPTSTATTANKIVQNNIAEKGQFTSTGSIEIYKSSPDNRPGLQDFDMEELHYSVGEEATLIQHTQNGQRQGLQMSHLHMQNNPTIQAPSHLGQEGRLQMPVQNRDPSLASKEKHVHINQPYKLSGLITNSPSRPTPTSPNIPSKRTYPAGHLPQLQLLKRTTTDCARNILSQLIETGQGNTKRGDELQDVMHAEATSGDGGQEKGAAVHTDRGQETEDNHASHGGPERGEEVETRRGGNLRQQHVGRPSGWDIPPRGFEVLDANLQGGVFGFGSSADRCYGSSRKMGVGSSMRRNKRYTMEQLGRPYPPPCKRVEPAMKPTESDPSANRLPCVSSPDSSEASVNSRVEAISPSHTVDYHQTGLNVNLGDYRSDTPTSLKGDSGPILMVHGDTVIESESLRGENMELDRAVVPTHKAPRAP